The Silene latifolia isolate original U9 population chromosome Y, ASM4854445v1, whole genome shotgun sequence sequence TGATTCTTGAACATACTTGTGGAATGTCAAATTACAATAGGAAAGTGTCTTCTGAATACTTAGCTGATAAATTTCTTGAGTTTTGGAGAACAAACATGGATTGGAAACTAAAGCAATTCAGAGATCATGTTTTTCAAGTTTTAAATGTGGAAGTTTCATATGCTAAGTGTTGGTTAGCAAGGTCTAGGGTGAAacaaatgatttatggtaatgacaaagaccaatatgctaaggtTTGGGAATATGCATCACTATTCGAAGTATAACCCAGGTTCCTCCTCATTTGTGGTGTGTGGTGGTATTGATAGGCCACCTGTTTATTTCAAAAGAATGTATATTTGTCTCCATGCTTGTAAGAAGGGATTTAAAGAGGGTTGTAGACCTATAATAGGGATTGATGGGTGTCACTTGAAAGGTGTTTTCCCAGGTATGTGTCTTGTGGCAGTTGGCAAAGATGGGAATAATAATATATACCCTGTAGCTTGGGCTGTTGTTGAAGTTGAAAATACTGAGGCATGGAGATGGTTTTTAGAATTACTTAACCATGACATAGGCAAAGAGGAAGGGGAGGGTATGACATTCATGTCAGATAGGCAGAAGGGGCTGCTTGATGCCTTGAGAACTGTGGTGCCCAAAGCGAAGTGAGTCTCGTGTCGGACACATTTGGGCTAACTTTAAGCTCAATTACAGTGGCCAAGTGTACAAGGATGCCTTATGGAATGCTGCAAGAGCAACAACAGAGGTAATTCCATATCCTCTGACTTGAATTACTGAAATTTTTTTAAATACTAATCTAATTTGGCAGGTGTCACTAATCATTTAACATATATGCAGGCTGACTTTAACTATCACATGGATGGTATAAAGTCATTATCCAATGAAGCTTATGAATATTTGAAGGCCATACCCCCACAACACTGGTCAAGGCATGCCTTTGGGACTCAAGCTAAGTCAAATATGCTACTTAATAATTTGTGTGAGTCTTTTAATAGTGTACTGAAAGAAGTGAGGGATAAGCCCATCCTAACTCATATGGAATGGATGAGGAGATATGTAATGAAAAGAAACTTTGACAAGAGGGAAGGTGTGGTCAATTATAAAGGAAAGGTTATGCCTTATGTAAGTAAGTACTTGCAATGGGCTAGAGAGGAGGTAAGGTACAGATGGTATTACCTTCAGAGGTGGGTGTATCGAGGTGGTGTACAAAGGAGAGCCCATTCTCACAATATCACTGAAAAACTTGTGCATGTAGGCATTGGGATATCACCGAGTGCCATGTCTTCATGCGGTGGCGCTCTTATGAAAGCAAGGCTCAACCACCGAGGATTATGTTGATGAGGCATACACTAAGGCCAAGTACATCAAAGCTTATGAGCCGCTTGTTGCCCCAATGCCAGGAGTGAAGCATTGGGCCAAGACTAATCTGCCAACCTCTACCCCACCCATGAGAAAGATGCAGCGGGCCATCtctgaaaaaaagaagaaaagaaccTGGTGAAGGTGAGGGCAGATTTGTGAAGAGGCAAAAAAAGTCACATAATTGTAGCCATTGTAGCCAACCAGGTCATACTAAGAAGACCTGCAAGAATCCACCAGCCCCTCCAAAGCAACCAGGAAAACCAGGGAGACCGAGGTCCTCAAATCCATGGACCACCGAGCAAAGGAACAATGCTGCTAAAAGAAGGACAGCACCAACAACAACTCCAACAACAACTGCAAGTGCAGCACCAACAACAACTCAACAACAATCTGAATCGCAAGTCAGCCTCTTATCATTGCAACCCAATCAAGCCAATGCTAAAACCTGTTATGTCTTGTAGTCTTCTAGTTTGATGAAACAATTATGTGTATTTGGTTGTGTTGTAACCTCAGTATTATGTTCAAACAATTTTTAATGTTTTGTAAGACATTTAAGAAGTAATGATATGTtaaggatcattatcaacattTGAGAAGAGCAACAAATTTTGTAGAAATCTTAGAATTCCTCCTTCAACTACTTGTTCAACTACTTAGTACATAGCATCTAATAACTCATGGCATTACAAGTGAAGGGAAAATGGCCATGAGGCATGAAATCAACACATACAACTTACCTATTACATCTCATCTACCTACCTAAATAAACTTGCTAAATAGCACAATCAAGACAACAATAACTACAATCTTCACTCGACATGAACATCGGTTTTGATGTATAGCTACTTGTACGACGCCAAACTCCAACTATTTCATCTTTGCCATTCTTCAAATTTTCTATCTCCAACTTCCCttttttcctctcttctttaacatattgcaaatCTTCTTTCAAAATGGATACTTCACTTTTTAGGATGTTCTTCTCCTTCATTAGCTCACAAATAACATTCCTTTGCCACTCGGTTTGAGACTCATCAACCCATCTAAAAAGTTACAACCACGAAAATTTGTTTCCTGGTTGTAAAATTTGCAAGCTTCAAATAATCGTCCGGTTTGATCGTCCAAGACTTGCATCGACGAATCGGATGCCGCAATAACATTTCCGTGGGGCATGAGAAGAAGACCTTGACGAAGAATCTGACCTACTCATCGACATTTTCtggaaaaaaaatcaatttacAATTTACCCCCAAATTTATGAACCCTAACTATATATTAACAAAAATAAGATTACAAACTCAAAATAAATAGATAGAAATTAAAGAGtggaataaaataaaaatatttacCTTAGGGAGAAGAAGATATGAAGGAAGGGCTTGTAGTTGAAATGGTGAGTGAGAGATTGAGAATAAATTAAGAGTTATAAATGAAGGAGGCAAGATGATGAAGTATaagaaggaagggaagaagcaGTGAAAGCAATGAATAAGGGTATAATGGGCATGAAATCTTGAATTTGGAGGAAATTTAAAAAGTGGCCGGAATATTCCCTTTTTTGACCGGTTTCACTTAAGGTACCAAAATGTGAACGGAGTTCACATTAAGgtattaatttttaaaaaaaatttcataaggggttaagttttaaaaagtgtaacATTTAAGGGGGTTTTCATCAATtcatccatatatatatatatacacacacacgtttgtctaaaaaaaaaaaaaacaacaatccAAATCTCCAACAACCGAACAAAGGGCATTATAGTCATTatacacaacaacaaacaactcTCAACCTTTCCCTTTAAGCTTTCCTAATTACCTCAACATCTCCCATAAATCTCTCATTTCTTCCACCAAACCCAAACAAATAATCAATCAAAAACCCCAAATTAAACATGAATAATCTTGTTGTTCAAATCACAATACTAATCACAACCCTAATTTACTCAACAACTCCATCACCCATAACAGTTCATCAACTCCTTAAAAACAAGGGTCTTCCACAAGGTCTCTTACCAAAAGAAGTCAAATCTTATGAATTTAATGACCAAAATGGCCTTCTAAATATATACCTTGATGGTCCATGCTTAACAAAATTTGATAATAGGGTGAAATTTGATAGTGTTGTAAGGGCAAATCTGACATTTGGTGAACTATTAGGTGTTGAAGGATTAACACAAGAAGAACTGTTTATTTGGTTACCTGTTAAAGAGATTAGTGTTAATGATCCTGATTCTGGGTTAATTTTGTTTGATATTGGTATGGCTCAAAAACAACTTTCTTTATCACTCTTTGAAGATCCACCTAGTTGTAAACCTAATCATCAaggtattttttttttccaatttttcaatCTTTTTCTGATTTTAATTTCTGGGCTGCTTTTATTTTTTGCTGATTAATTTGAATTTTCTTTTGATCGACTCTTTTGGGTTTTCTCAATTCCTTCTCAAATAAAGAGATTCTGTCCCAttttaattttttgaatttttgaattgaCTCTAGTCTTAACATTTACTCCTAATTAAGAATTATACGAGGTAAGACTGTGTACATCCGTACACAACCGAACCTTAAACAAGTGGAGTACATTTCTTTCTAAGAATTTAATCACCTTTTATATTGTACAGGAAATATAAATTACAGGGGAAGAAAGGACAAAGGAGTAGTTTTGATGAAGAAAGATGGATAGATGATTATATATTGTAGGTTGGTGGTGTTAAATACAGTAAGTCAGTAAGTtgtatcacaaaatctcattgaagacggcacgtatccgtcgcTTTGGAGTGATGAATACCATTTCTTCTCACAAATGATCCAAATAGAGTAGAGAGGgatgctccgacccgtcttcagcaacaCTAACTGAAATTGTATAGAGATCCCAAATTTTGGTTTCAATTTTTGATAAATGCTTTAAATATTTCCATCTAGTActacattttttttttgtgttgttacTTATAGCCTAATCTAATCTAACATTTTTTCCAATCTTATTGATCACACTGAAGAGTAAGTTCTACTGCGTCGATTCATTGAACAAccgtatggaaatgaaatgaacGGAAAGAGTGAGTGACTAGTCGTAGTTAGATAGAATAATTCAATGAAT is a genomic window containing:
- the LOC141627945 gene encoding uncharacterized protein LOC141627945, translating into MYICLHACKKGFKEGCRPIIGIDGCHLKGVFPGMCLVAVGKDGNNNIYPVAWAVVEVENTEAWRWFLELLNHDIGKEEGEGMTFMSDRQKGLLDALRTVVPKANGQVYKDALWNAARATTEADFNYHMDGIKSLSNEAYEYLKAIPPQHWSRHAFGTQAKSNMLLNNLCESFNSVLKEVRDKPILTHMEWMRRYVMKRNFDKREGVVNYKGKVMPYVSKYLQWAREEVRYRWYYLQRWVYRGGVQRRAHSHNITEKLVHVGIGISPSAMSSCGGALMKARLNHRGLC